A window of Castanea sativa cultivar Marrone di Chiusa Pesio chromosome 1, ASM4071231v1 contains these coding sequences:
- the LOC142632609 gene encoding uncharacterized protein LOC142632609 produces the protein MHLQGVANEIMCQAFQTTLKGPARIWFNLLTPNSISTFKELSAQLASHFIGGHRYKKSTACLMSIKQWEDETLRSYITHFNKEALSIDEADDKILVAAFTNGLRKGKFLFSLYKNEPKTMSDVLYRATKYINAKDGLMARDEKPKKRDR, from the coding sequence ATGCATTTACAAGGTGTTGCAAACGAGATCATGTGCCAAGCCTTCCAGACTACACTGAAGGGGCCTGCAAGGATATGGTTCAACCTGTTGACACCCAACTCCATCAGTACCTTTAAGGAGCTAAGTGCGCAGCTCGCATCGCACTTTATCGGGGGGCACAGGTATAAAAAGTCCACTGCATGCCTGATGAGCATCAAGCAATGGGAGGACGAGACACTGAGGTCTTACATAACCCACTTCAACAAAGAAGCCCTTTCGATAGACGAAGctgatgacaagatacttgttgCTGCGTTCACCAACGGATTGCGGAAGGGGAAGTTTTTGTTCTCTCTATACAAAAATGAACCGAAGACCATGTCAGATGTGCTTTACCGAGCCACTAAGTACATAAACGCGAAAGATGGACTAATGGCTCGAGACGAGAAGCCTAAGAAAAGGGACAGATAG